The Miscanthus floridulus cultivar M001 chromosome 7, ASM1932011v1, whole genome shotgun sequence genome includes a region encoding these proteins:
- the LOC136467295 gene encoding uncharacterized protein, whose protein sequence is MALDLLSILGAYTAATCRDAVTTTYSTLLVVGVFAYLMVQVVLSSSARHRGDQQIAAGSGDADADREVLGERPRKVLMLLATFAVSVTYVSGLSTPGGFSDGSQAGHAARDAVLQDYNRARLVTFFL, encoded by the coding sequence ATGGCGCTGGACCTGCTCAGCATCTTGGGCGCCTACACCGCCGCCACCTGCCGGGACGCGGTCACCACCACGTACAGCACGCTGCTGGTGGTTGGGGTTTTCGCCTACCTCATGGTCCAGGTGGTGCTGTCGTCATCGGCGCGGCACAGGGGCGACCAGCAGATCGCCGCCGGCAGcggcgacgccgacgccgaccgcGAGGTGCTCGGCGAGCGGCCGCGCAAGGTCCTGATGCTGCTCGCGACGTTCGCGGTCAGCGTCACGTACGTGTCCGGGCTGAGCACGCCCGGCGGCTTCTCGGACGGCTCCCAGGCGGGCCATGCCGCTCGTGACGCCGTCCTGCAGGACTACAACCGCGCCCGCCTGGTCACCTTCTTCCTCTGA